The Mycobacterium paragordonae genome includes a region encoding these proteins:
- a CDS encoding nuclear transport factor 2 family protein, translating to MTTSEIATVLAWHDALNSADIETLVALSSDDIEIGDAQGAVQGHDALRRWVSSLTARAELGRMYVHDGIVVVEQQISDRNKPFNASTTASAFRVVRDHVTSVFRHADLASALAATELTENDRVD from the coding sequence ATGACCACATCCGAGATCGCCACCGTGCTCGCTTGGCACGATGCTCTGAACAGCGCCGACATCGAGACCTTGGTCGCGTTGTCCAGCGACGACATCGAGATAGGCGACGCGCAGGGAGCCGTGCAGGGGCACGACGCGCTGCGCCGGTGGGTGAGCTCGCTGACGGCAAGGGCTGAGCTGGGCCGGATGTACGTGCACGACGGCATCGTGGTCGTCGAACAGCAGATCAGCGATCGCAACAAGCCCTTCAACGCGTCGACGACCGCGTCGGCGTTCCGAGTGGTCCGCGACCACGTCACCTCGGTCTTCCGTCATGCGGACCTGGCGTCGGCGCTGGCGGCGACCGAACTCACCGAAAACGACCGGGTCGACTGA
- the rfbA gene encoding glucose-1-phosphate thymidylyltransferase RfbA, with product MRGIILAGGSGTRLYPITMGISKQLLPVYDKPMIYYPLTTLMMAGIRDILMITTPHDAPGFHRLLGDGTQFGINLTYAVQERPDGLAQAFVVGADHIGNDSVALVLGDNIFYGPGLGTNLSRFQSISGGAVFAYWVANPSAYGVVEFDAAGMAVSLEEKPATPKSNYAVPGLYFYDNDVVEIAKGLKKSPRGEYEITEVNQIYLNRGRLAVEVLARGTAWLDTGTFDSLLDAADFVRTLELRQGLKVSVPEEVAWRLGWIDDEQLAKRGQSLIKSGYGNYLLDLLERN from the coding sequence ATGCGCGGGATCATCTTGGCGGGCGGTTCGGGCACCCGGCTGTATCCGATCACCATGGGCATCAGTAAGCAGTTGTTGCCGGTCTATGACAAGCCGATGATCTATTACCCGCTGACCACCCTGATGATGGCCGGCATCCGTGACATCTTGATGATCACCACGCCCCACGACGCACCCGGATTCCACCGGCTCCTCGGTGACGGAACGCAATTCGGCATCAACCTCACCTACGCGGTGCAGGAACGGCCGGACGGCCTGGCTCAAGCATTCGTCGTCGGCGCCGACCACATCGGCAACGATTCGGTGGCATTGGTGTTGGGAGACAACATCTTTTATGGACCGGGGCTGGGCACCAACCTCAGTCGGTTCCAATCCATAAGTGGTGGAGCCGTTTTCGCCTACTGGGTGGCCAACCCGTCGGCCTACGGTGTGGTGGAGTTCGACGCCGCGGGCATGGCGGTGTCGCTGGAGGAGAAGCCGGCCACCCCGAAATCGAACTATGCGGTCCCCGGTCTCTATTTCTACGACAACGACGTGGTCGAGATCGCCAAGGGATTGAAGAAGTCGCCGCGCGGCGAGTACGAGATCACCGAGGTCAATCAGATCTACCTGAACCGCGGCCGCCTGGCCGTTGAGGTGCTGGCTCGTGGTACCGCGTGGCTGGACACCGGCACGTTCGATTCCCTGCTGGACGCAGCCGATTTCGTTCGAACCCTGGAATTGCGGCAGGGTCTGAAAGTCAGCGTTCCCGAAGAAGTGGCGTGGCGGCTGGGCTGGATCGACGATGAGCAACTCGCGAAGCGCGGCCAGAGTCTGATCAAGTCCGGGTACGGGAATTACCTGCTGGACTTGTTGGAGCGCAACTGA